The genomic interval GAAAATGCAGATATACTGATTCGAAACGGGAAAATTGTTTCCGTTGGTCAAAATATTTCAGCGCCTTCAAATGCCATTACAATAAATGGAAGCGGAAAGCATGTAACACCCGGATTAATAGACGAACATTCACACATTGCGATAAGTCGCGGAGTTAATGAATGGACACAGTCGAGCACTGCGGAAGTAAGAATTGGAGATGTAATAAATTCTGAGGATATAAATATCTTTCGCCAATTGGGAGGAGGAGTTACGATGGCTCAGCTTTTACACGGTTCTGCAAATGCAATCGGCGGGCAAGCTCAATTGATAAAAATGCGCTGGGGCTCAACACCTGAAGAAATGAAAGTAGAAAATGCACCCGGCTATATTAAATTTGCTTTGGGAGAAAATGTAAAACAATCAAACTGGGGAGAAAGAAATACCATTAGATTTCCACAAACCAGAATGGGCGTTGAGCAGGTATATTATGATGCCTTCACCAGAGCTAAAGAATATCAGGAGGAGTGGAGCAACTTTAACAGCCTCAACAGAAGACAAAGAGCAAATACAACTCCTCCGAGAAGAAGCCTTGAGCTGGAAGCATTAAGTGAAATTTTAAATGAAGAACGATTTATATCCTGCCACTCTTATGTACAATCTGAAATTAATATGCTAATGAAAGCTGCGGAGGATTTGGGCTTTAGAGTTAGAATCTTTACCCATATTTTAGAGGGGTATAAAGTAGCAGATAAAATGAAAGAGCATGGAGCCGGCGGTTCCAGTTTTGCAGACTGGTGGTCATTTAAATTTGAAGTTATTGATGCAATCGCTCACAATGCGGCCATTATGAATGAAGTGGGGGTGATAACTGCCATAAACTCAGATGATGCAGAAATGGGAAGAAGGTTAAATCAGGAAGCTGCAAAAACAGTGAAATATGGTGGAGCTTCTGAAGAAGATGCATTAAAAATGGTGACACTAAACCCCGCAATCTTGCTTCAGGTTGATAATCAAACCGGCAGTTTGAAAGCCGGGAAAGATGCAGATATTGTTATATGGTCTGATCATCCTTTGTCTATTTATGCTGTTGCTGAAAAAACATTTGTAGACGGAAGACTCCTTTATGATAGAGAAAGATTACCGGATATATTAGAAAGTATTGAAGATGAAAGGCATCGATTATCAAAAAGAATGTTAGAAGCAAAAGCGAATGGGGAAAGAGTCAGACAGCCTCAAAAACAACATCAACATATTTATCATTGCGATGACATACATGACTATCGCTTTGAACACCATTTGCATGATCACGGGCATGGGCATGGACACGGACATTAGGCTTTAATGTGATTTTGGATAGGAGAAAACCTCCCCCTGCCTGTCATGCTGACGATAGGTAGCATCTCCGTATTTCCATTGAACCTGTTAATTAATGGGTAGACAGGTGGCTGAGCGGAGTCGAAGTCAGCGGACTTGAAAATATTAAAATATAACTTAAGAAAATAGGCTTTGAACATTGAATGCCAGCCGGAGAGAGTTTTACCCACATTATCCATTATCAATTTTTACTCCTTGGAATTTGGTCTCTTGGGTCTTGGTCTTCTTGGGACTTGCAAAGAATATTTTCCATCATAATTTTTACATAAACAGCTACCTTATTCCTTTCAGACTTTATAAACTTTCTACTTTCAACTTCTTCCCTTGAGACTTGGGTCTTTCACTTGCCTACTGCCTACTGCCGCTGCCTACTTTCCCTTGGGTCTTCTTTCCTCCCCCCTCTCTACTTTTTCCAAAGGCGTAATAGTAAAATTTCAAAAGCAAGAAAAAGCAGAGCAATAGCAATACACCATTTCCAAAAATCACTACCAAAGTTAAGGCTTACCATCGCCTTTTGAATTTCAGCGAATTTAGTAACCTCAAGAATTTCAAAATTTGTTTGCGGAAGATAATTTCTAAGCGTTGCAGCATCGACAAATGACATTTCGGATTCACTTCTGTCGTAGTTAAATGCCAGAACAGGACTTTCACTTTGCTCAGGGATATCCAACGAATAAAATCCGGCTTCCGGGAGATCTTCTTCCAGATATAAGCGTATTCTTGAAGCCGCAGGCATTTGACCCGGAATTATTTCATAATCATTGCCACTTAAACGAATTGCCCTTTCAGTATCCGTTAAGCCAACGTCTAAATCTATTGTTTTAGATTTTCCAATCACGTAAGAAGTCGGATATCTGTTTGTGCTGCCAAGGGCTGCGTTTATCATTAACGGAACTATAATTGCATGCTGCTGAAAATCAGTCCACTCCTGATGCAGAGGTACTGCCGATACATACAAATTCCCCAGTCCTTTTCTGAACTGACTTACGAAAGGCTCCCCTCTTCTAAATTCGAGAACCGGTATCTCGTTTGTCGCTGCCCGGCCAATAGTGTAGTGCTTATGAGCCGTTGGAAGTGAGATATTCTCCGGTACACTTTCAAAAACCTGCCTGAAAATATCACTTTCTGTATTTAAAACATTCACATTTCTGCGACTTTCAGAAATCGACTGAAAAGGCCGTGCCTCTAAACGTCTTAAAAACTGATTGTAAGCAGATAAGTCAATTTCCCGGGCCGGAAATAAAAATACATTCCCACCTTCATTAACAAAGGTTTCCAGCGCATTGGACAAACCTGTCGGAACACTGTTTAAATGTTCCAGCACTATGAAATCATATTGTTGTATAGTTGAATAATCGAGTTGCCTGACACCACGGTTATCCAGCTGAAAATAAGTCTCAGCAGTAAAGAGAGGAGATAAAAAACGACCGGGGTTGTTTTCATAAATTAGCAGTACATTGCTTCGGTCTTTTACATTGAAGCTAAAGTAATAATGATCGTCAAAATCGATTGGATAGTCATTAATCGATAAGCGTGCTTTGTGCCAGCCGGCTTCTTCCACCGTAAAGAAGACAGTATCTGTCAGGGTTCCGCTTCCTTCAATCCTAAAGTCACTAATCGCTTTTGTTTCATCATTTACAGACAGCGTTAGTCGGTTATTTCCGCTATCTCCTTCTCCATAGCGTCTGATTCTTACGATTACTTCAGCTGCCTCTCCCGGCCTTACTACCGGAGTATTCATCCATACCGTATCTATTAATATATTTGCAGCCTGTTCACTTTTAATGGGAATCAAATATACCCTGTGAGAAGTGTCTGAGACTTCCTCCACAAAACTTCGCTGAAAATCTGATAGAATAAATCTTTTATAACTTTCTGCACCACTAACAGAAAAAGCATCTGCTTGTCTGTTTAACACCTGCCCCAAGGTTCGGCTTACAGGCGTTATTTCAACCTCTTCCAGCAACTCTAAAAATTCATCTCTGCTTACAAATCGCTGATGACGCCCTTCAAAATCATTCGTCAGTAATTGAAAGCGGTCATTAGGACCGGATTCCAAAGCAATTTGCTCAGCACCGGCAACCGCTTCCTGAAATAGTGGTCTGTCAACTCCTTCTACCTGCATGCTAAAAGAGTTATCTACATATATGCTGATGTGATTTGAGCCGGTAGTGATTTCCGTATCATCTTCCGGTAAAAAAGGCTGGGCAAAGGCAAAAACCAAAAAGGCAACAGCCATTAATCTGGAAAACAAAACCAATAAATGCTTCACTTTTGAGCGGGCAGCTTTATCTTCTTTTATTTCTTTTAAAAAACGGGTATTTGAAAAATATATCGTTTTATATCTGCGAAAATTAAACAAATGTATGATAATGGGTATTGCTAATAACAAAAGAGCCCAAAGGAATGCAGGATATAAAAATTGCATGCTGATTTTTTAAAAACTTATTAACGTTATTTTATGAAACTAACAACGTGCACAAAGCGAAAAAGATTATAAAGTAAAAGCCTTTAGTTTTGCAAAAGGTCTCATATAAAGTTTTGTTAATTAGGGTTTTTGTAAATATTTTCTACTGTATCGGCATATTTTTCCATAATCACCTTTCGTTTTACCTTCATGGTGGGCGTGAGTTCCCCGCCTTCAACAGACCATTCCTCCGGCATTAAAACAAACTTTTTAATTTGCTCGACTCGCCCAAATTCAGGGTTGAAGCGGTCTACTTCCGTTTGAAAAAGAGAAATCACATCTGCATGCTCTACCATTTCTTTATGTGATTTGGCATTGACTCCATTTTTCATACACCAGTTTGATAGATTTATGAAAGAGGGTACTATCAAGGCTGATACAAAGTTTTTATTTTCTCCGATAACGATAATCTGCTCTATATAAATAGATTCTTTGAATTTATTTTCTACCACCTGAGGGGCAACGTATTTGCCTCCCGAAGTTTTAAACAACTCTTTAATTCTGTCCGTTATTTTTAAAAACTTTCCGTCAATCCACTCTCCTTTGTCCCCTGTGTGCAACCATCCATCTTTATCTATGGTTTCCGCAGTCAGGTCAGGGCGTTTGTAATAGCCCATCATCAAATTAGGTCCTCTGGCAAGAATTTCACCGGTTTCTTCGTCGATTTTTACTTCTACTCCCGGTATAGGAACGCCCACGGTAGATAAATTATAATCTCCTTCTTCAAAACGGTTAAAAGTGATTACCGGAGAAGATTCCGTTTGTCCGTAACCCTCCCTAACATGTATGCCGGCAGCATTAAAAACTCTGGCAAGCCTCGGCTGAAGCGCTGCTGCACCACTGCAAATTCCAATAATCTCCCCTCCCAAAGCTTCTTTCCATTTGCTAAAAATGAGTTTTCGGGCAATATTTAACTGGAAATTATACATATTGCTGTTGTTTCCTTTTTCATCAAACTCAAGACCCAATTCAAGTGCCCAGAAAAAAAGTTTCTTTTTAATGCCTGTCAATTCATTGCCCTTGGCAACAATTTTGTCGTAAACTTTTTCTAAAAGTCTTGGTACACTGGTAAAAAAATGAGGCTTAACTTCTTTTAAATTGTCTGCTATCGTTTCAAGATTTTCAGCATAATATACGGAAACACCTTTGTAGATATAGGTGTATAAAACCATTCTTTCAAAAATGTGACATAAAGGTAAAAAGCTGAGTGCTCTGTGTGCAGACTCTATCGGCAAACATTTTCCGGTTGACTCTATATTGCTAACTATATTGTAATGTGAAAGCATTACCCCCTTTGGAAGACCGGTAGTTCCGGAGGTATAAATAATTGTTGCCAAATCTTCAGAGGCTATAGTTGATTTTATGTTTTCTACTTCTGAAAGGTCAACATTCTTGCCCATTTCTGATAGTTTTGACCAGTGATCAGCACCTTCAATTTTATCAAAAGTAAAAATCCCTTTCAATGAGGGGATGTCGTTTTTTATGTTTTCAGCTTTTTGAAAAAGGTCTTCGTCAGAAACAAAAATCATTTTCACTTCCGAATCATTAAAGATAAATTTATAGTCAGACTCCGTAATTGTCGGATAAACAGGGACATTCACGGCACCTATTTGCAGCATAGCTAAATCTACAATATTCCATTCCGGGCGATTATTTGAAATCATAGCTATCTTATCGCCTTTTTGGATGCCGTATTTTAACAAGCCGACACTCAATTCATTTACCTTGTCGATTATATCAGCAGAAGTGAGCTTCACCCATTTTCCATCGATTTTAGAAACTAAAGCATCATCCTGTGGATAATTTTCTTTTTGGTGATAAATAGCGTCAAAAAGGCGTTTAAATTCCATGAGTTTCTATTTAGATAAATAAATTGTTTGTGAACATAAGATTAATGATGCTAAAGTTAAAATTTTTTTAAAAATTAGTTAATCCTGTATTTGTATTTCCTGTGATTTTCGGACGTTCAATTTCTTAAGTCCGGGCATTAAAAACAAGGTGAAATTTAAGCCTTCACAGTATTTATCTTTTCTCAATGGTTGAATTCAGCTTTGCAAACTGTATTTTTGCAGCATAATAAGTGCAAAAGTATGAATGAAGAGAAGGGGATATTTATAGAGGATTATTCATCCGTTTCCTGCCTTGGCAAAGACAAAGAAAGTGTTTACCTGAATTGGTTAACAGATAAAACCGGCATTATTTCCAAAAATTTTCCGGACAAAACCTATGCTGTAGCACCATTAAATGATGAAGTTGAAAAAGCAATATCAGCCTATATAGATAGTGACAAGACGCTTAAAAACATCGATCGGACAGCTGTTTTGGCA from Chitinophagaceae bacterium carries:
- a CDS encoding amidohydrolase, producing the protein ENADILIRNGKIVSVGQNISAPSNAITINGSGKHVTPGLIDEHSHIAISRGVNEWTQSSTAEVRIGDVINSEDINIFRQLGGGVTMAQLLHGSANAIGGQAQLIKMRWGSTPEEMKVENAPGYIKFALGENVKQSNWGERNTIRFPQTRMGVEQVYYDAFTRAKEYQEEWSNFNSLNRRQRANTTPPRRSLELEALSEILNEERFISCHSYVQSEINMLMKAAEDLGFRVRIFTHILEGYKVADKMKEHGAGGSSFADWWSFKFEVIDAIAHNAAIMNEVGVITAINSDDAEMGRRLNQEAAKTVKYGGASEEDALKMVTLNPAILLQVDNQTGSLKAGKDADIVIWSDHPLSIYAVAEKTFVDGRLLYDRERLPDILESIEDERHRLSKRMLEAKANGERVRQPQKQHQHIYHCDDIHDYRFEHHLHDHGHGHGHGH
- a CDS encoding long-chain fatty acid--CoA ligase, with protein sequence MEFKRLFDAIYHQKENYPQDDALVSKIDGKWVKLTSADIIDKVNELSVGLLKYGIQKGDKIAMISNNRPEWNIVDLAMLQIGAVNVPVYPTITESDYKFIFNDSEVKMIFVSDEDLFQKAENIKNDIPSLKGIFTFDKIEGADHWSKLSEMGKNVDLSEVENIKSTIASEDLATIIYTSGTTGLPKGVMLSHYNIVSNIESTGKCLPIESAHRALSFLPLCHIFERMVLYTYIYKGVSVYYAENLETIADNLKEVKPHFFTSVPRLLEKVYDKIVAKGNELTGIKKKLFFWALELGLEFDEKGNNSNMYNFQLNIARKLIFSKWKEALGGEIIGICSGAAALQPRLARVFNAAGIHVREGYGQTESSPVITFNRFEEGDYNLSTVGVPIPGVEVKIDEETGEILARGPNLMMGYYKRPDLTAETIDKDGWLHTGDKGEWIDGKFLKITDRIKELFKTSGGKYVAPQVVENKFKESIYIEQIIVIGENKNFVSALIVPSFINLSNWCMKNGVNAKSHKEMVEHADVISLFQTEVDRFNPEFGRVEQIKKFVLMPEEWSVEGGELTPTMKVKRKVIMEKYADTVENIYKNPN